Genomic segment of Bacteroidia bacterium:
CTTAGTCCTTATTTTATTGGAACGCTTAGCAATGGAATTTTAGTCGCCAACAAAGTTTACAATTATTCAGTTTATAGCAGCGGTCTCGCGCAATTAATAAAACCATTGACAATGGTTTTATAATGGCTGGTGGTATTCAAACTTCCTCATCAACTTATGATGCTTATGGACAAGAACCTATGATAAATCAACAAGCGATGCTGCCATGGATGTGAAACAAACTACTGACAGTGGATTTATTGTGGTCTCTATTATTTATGATACTATAGTTTATAAGTATAATATTTATTTAATCAAGACGGATACTGCAGGTGATACAATATGGACAAAGCAATATTTCAGCCAATATGAACAAGTAATTTATTCAGTACAACAAACAATTGATAACGGATATATTATGACCGGATATTCAAATACAGCAGTTGGAAGAAGCTTGTATTTGATAAAGACAGACTATACAGGCAACACACTGTGGACAAGAAGGTATAACCCAAACATTAATAATTACGGCTATTTTGTTCGGCAAACCAAAGATGGAGGATTTATTATTTGTGGGGCAACATCCACAGGAAGTTACATCATCAAAACAGACAGCCTTGGCATGGTAGGCAACGGCACAGGTATTGCCGAAGTAAATAATCCTTTCGATTTCAGTGTTTATCCAAACCCTTCATCCGGTAATTTTACATTCGAGGTTAAAGGAATTCCGAGAAAAAATGCTAACCTAAAAATTTATAATGTCCTTAATCAAACTGTTTATACCGGCACATTGAGCAGTTATAAGAAAGAAAGCGTTGACCTGCATCATCTGCCCAACGGAATATACATAGCCACGCTTTATTATGGTGCAAGAACAATATCAGAAAAAGTAATAATTCACAAATAACATCTTATCTTTTAAAAAAGCCAACAAATGAAAAAGCTATCCAACCTAATTACCACATTGCTGATGCTAAGCATCACAGCACCCCTTCAGGCACAAATGAAAAACTGGTTTATGGCACCCAATAAAGTGGATGTGCAAACCAACACCGTAGTAGTTACACCTATTGCAGGTAGCCCGGCCACAGCCACACAGGTGGCCAACGGTGTGTATGATACAGGGAATAATCTTGTTTTTTATATTGCCGATGGAACGGTGTATGATTATAACAACACTGTCATTGGTACTATTCCTTCAGGCGGCACAGAAGTGATTATTGTTCCTTTTGGCACCAACGACAATACCAACACAGCGCATTGCAGCCGCAAATACAATATTTTTTCTACATCAGGCGGTGTTACCAGCAATGTGGGGCTTTACCGTTCGGTATTGGATATGAACAGTTATTCCATATCAACCACTGAAATTAACAGCATACCATTTGGAGCCGAGTTTGGAGCCATAGCTGTAGGGCTACCACAGCCTGTTACTAAGGAGCGTTACCTTTATTTTATGGCAGGCTCAGGGTATGGCAGCAATTCAGGGTTAATCAGGAAGCTTATTATTGATGATAATGGAACGGTAAGCGCTACTGCCGTTGATGTATATCCTACTGCTACCGTTACCAATCCGCTAGCTGGAATTGATGTGTTTTCGCGTGAGATTGATTTATCGGCAGACGGACTATGGCTGGGCTGGGCAAGCTATGCTCCGATAAATTTAAACGGGCTTACCACCTACCGCTATCATTACATAAAGCTGAATGCAACTGGCGATTTGGATGTAGGCACCTATGGTGCCAACGCTTACCAGGAATTTAATCGCGGTCTTTCATCAACCTGGTTATCACACTATAATTATTCCGTGGCAGGTTTTCGTGGAGTAGAGTTTTATCAAAATAGCAACACCACAAAACTTTTTGTAGGGGCAGGCACTGACGGTATTTATTCCGTGGATGTTGCCATTCCTTACAATGCTAATCAAAACCCAACGTTTGTAGCTGGTTCTCCAGATTATGG
This window contains:
- a CDS encoding T9SS type A sorting domain-containing protein, which translates into the protein MDVKQTTDSGFIVVSIIYDTIVYKYNIYLIKTDTAGDTIWTKQYFSQYEQVIYSVQQTIDNGYIMTGYSNTAVGRSLYLIKTDYTGNTLWTRRYNPNINNYGYFVRQTKDGGFIICGATSTGSYIIKTDSLGMVGNGTGIAEVNNPFDFSVYPNPSSGNFTFEVKGIPRKNANLKIYNVLNQTVYTGTLSSYKKESVDLHHLPNGIYIATLYYGARTISEKVIIHK